Within the Periplaneta americana isolate PAMFEO1 chromosome 6, P.americana_PAMFEO1_priV1, whole genome shotgun sequence genome, the region CAGTACAATTCTAGTATCCTTTCCTTGTCAGCAGTTGGTATTGCTCACCCATCAGTCTGCACAGTCTGTCAGATAACATTGGTTGAACTGCTTGTACACGATGCTTCACAAGGCTTTCCAATAATGTAACGTTTTATTGTCaaactaattatttattcatttaccaaACTTACcacaatcaaataaaataaatttaaagtacaTATAACATAAGccacctctgactgaggttctggctggtcTGTACATccattaccaggcagtacatctcacttgacgatgtgtgtcagaggaagaacaatgtttgtatgcatcggaagtgtgattagtggattatgttactagtcagtgatgtatgcaatggagggggaaagaaactggccaccctagcccgttatctcctggcttagttgtcttatggtgtcatttatgaggttcaaacctgtcttcagacagttgactaaacaacaacgtaagtataaataattcaaatcagaagcccttaatattgttttaaaagtaAATAAGAACATGTTCTAAGTGATCAACGacttaacacttttttaaataaCTGACCAGTGGGATTCAAAACTATTATATCGGCAAGAACCACAAAAGAACATGGGATCCTGGCCAACAGAAGTTATTTGCCAGTTAATTCAGTTACATGAATTAAACACATGCCTGTATGCCATGGGTTctgtaaaatgaagaaaaataatgtgcATGAGGAAATTGCCAAAGGGACTAGGAAAACAGTTGAACTAAGAAAATACCATCTATAACAGCTATAAATAATAAAcctaatattacttacttatggcttttagagaacccggaggttcattgccgccctcaaataagcccgccatcggtccctatgctgagcaagattaatctagtctctacaatcataatgcacctccctcaaatccattttaatatcatcctcccatgtacgtctcggcctccccaaaggtcttttcccctctggcctcccaattaacagtCTTTGACAATTCTTTTTCGATATCGAGCAATGTTTGACAAGTTTCTTGTAAAGTGTTGAActggaagaaaaatgtaattgtgCACAAGGAGCTTTATAGTCAGGGAAATAGGAACTACAGATTCTATGCCATGGAATTGTTCTGTTCATGCACACAAGCACAGCTTAGTGGCGTGTCTGAAGCtgtttcttcacaaaatcagagtatttgtacaatttttcaggaatttaaaTATATGCtagatttcttttgtttttgtagagTTTTTCATTACAGATTAGTTTAATGGGGGAAGGATAATGTTGGCATTACTGAAATCAGGACTTTTTCCATTGTtgatgaaatttagaacacgtagataactttcagaatgtagaTCTAACCTACGAAACGACgtgttttctatattttataagAACAGAAGTTCAATCTAAGTTTGTCTTGTTCGTCCATAATGCACATCGTGATAATTTGATTGCAATCAGGAAACTAAgcttacaaataatattaatgtgcccTGATTTGTGATTTACAGTGACGCGTGCACAAGAAAATGACTGCAAGTGCTGCCAACCTGTGCAGCTACGGCAGTTCACAGTGGACCTGACATGTGAAGACGCGAGCACGTTGAGTGTGGAGGTGAGTGTGCCCAGTGCCTGCCAGTGCGAGGCGTGCGGCACATCACTGCCCAAAGAAAACGAGAACCTCGTCGACAACACTCCAATCTTCATGAAGGAAGGCCGGCAGTAGTGGCGTACACTAAAATCGTCTTGCTTCAGTTTTGGCTCTCCAAATTCATTGATCCATACATTACTTTAAATCGAATTTTAGAACAGGATATAGTTATGACTGTAATATTTTTGTAAACTTTATTTCAAAAACATACACAGTATAATAAGATCtatattacaattatcattaaataacttaatacagTTGTTTGCCTCACGGGGAGGGCTGCTCGTCACCGCCCTCCTGCACCGAAGCCTCTCCGTTCACTTTCCTCTTTTTGACCATTTCCACGAGCTGCTTGTACCGCAACATGCACTCCTCCTGCATCAGAGAGGGCATTGTTAGACAACAGCCACAAACAGAGCAACTCACAAGAAAAGCAGACTGACAAATCACCTTGGTCTTCCCGGGGACGCACTTGGCAATCTTATCCCAGCGATCAGGGTTCCCTCCCTTGGGGTACTTGGTGAGGGCCGCCTCCAGCGCCTTCTGCTGCACCTGGCTCCACTCCTGGTTGTCCACCTCCACCGCGACCCTTGTCTTCACCTTGCTAGGCTTCTGGGGCTCCGACTCAGTAGTGGCCCCTGCCGACGTCACCCGGTACCCGTCCTCCTTCACCTTCTTCGCCATGTGAGTCACCTCGGCCACAGTCCGCCCCATCGCGTTTGCCACCTTCTCCCAGCGGGCTGCGGTGCCGGGCGGGAACTTCTTGACGAGGCGCACCAGCTCGGCAAGGTCGTCGTCCGTCCACAGACCGCCAGACACGGGAGGGGTGGGTTTGTGCTGCTCGTCGGCTGCTTCTTCTGGTTCCTCCAGTTTCGCATCTGGGGTGGACTCGTCTGGCCCTAGTTCGGGCAGTGGAATTACACGGCCCTTACGCCGCCGTGGCCCTCGCACCTCCACTTCTACCTGCTCCTCTTCCTCTTCAGACCTGGAATCAGGCAAATCAACTTGTGCTTACTCTCAGTCAGCTCCTTTGCTGCATGAATAGCAGAGATATTTTACACTGTGTTGTTGTTATTCCTGACGAACTGCCACTGTCTACTCACTCCTGATCCAGCAACTCCTGTTCCTTCCTTTTCTTGCGCTCCGTCCAGTAGAGCCTGGCCAGCATCACGCTGTGGGGGCACAGCACCACCACGAACCAGAACAGCCAGCGAGGCAGCTGGAAGGGGAGCGTGTTGCGAACACTGCAACAAAGTACACGAGTGAGCTTTCTTCATTAGGAACATGCCAAGcgaaacatttggcaacatcacggctactgcaataactctacactaaaagccaggttatgaaccgaataaaccggaagcaacgttctgttggtctctttctgagctctgttgccacatagtggggcgAGATTCAAAGTGTGTTctgcgtttgtcaccgatatgtttaaaataactactgtatatagttctcgataacactatccacaatattagtaattaaaattactgtttttaagaaagcacgagctaatgacgctggtacgaaatgcgactcgtaatccacgtggtactgcaaatgaactggctacactgtctccgtgattccgttgccagattttcgttagcagacgacattttcacgcgaggtcccatgaaaagctccgttctcgttctcccctccatcccccacactcaacgtgtcatcactgcacaggctacccctctaacccgcacttttcTCTCGCCctcccaactacttcctgtttcgtcggttcataacctggcttttagtatagcaagCACGGCCACCTATCTCTtacctccccctccccctccgcTGTATTCAGTCACACACACACGACCCTGCGCTAAGTTGTAAGactgtttagccatgaatttaaattgaataattgcgaaaatggttaaaatttcaatttaaattcatggctaaacagtttaatttatcaaaaaaagattcaagacactaacgattcagattatttttacccatctgcttgtatagcaatcagccatttctctgggccgttaccgcaatagagcactgcaaacattgggcaaagactattttccTGCTTAacagtgcttcatcgaaggagaagtgtaataaaagttttgttatatttaacatgtagaatcacctcttaaattttggtgcattggTCCCCTTCCATCCTGTACAGTAAATGTTTCTTGTTGTGATATCTTTATTCCATAGAatgctgaaatttaatttaaaaactgctGTTCTCCCATTGTTAATTCGCCCATTTATATCTTCGTGATTTCCTAAATATGTGTATTCATCACAATGATTCATGTTTCCTTTTCAGTTTTCCACAATTAAATCCTCTGAACCTGCAGCTTTTGCCATGTAATGTTTTCTTGAGATTTATTTTGtgagtaaataaaatgaaaatgctaaATTTGAATATATTCATACAAAAAGATTGCACAGCGAAAAATGTTCTGTGCATCTAAATCTGTAAAGGTAAGTAAGCTTACGCTGGAAAAGGGCACAAAATTATGTCGACCAAATCAAGATCGTCAACAGATCAAACCATTACTGCGA harbors:
- the LOC138700871 gene encoding dnaJ homolog subfamily C member 1, coding for MKLWTPWLLVLSLSFDAVQCWDNEELEIFDLVEEVNTNFYTLLGVAENADASEIRKAYRRLSLVLHPDKSDAADAEIKFRQLVAVYDVLRDTNRRMRYDEVLKNGLPDWRQAVYYYRRVRKMGLVEMSVILFVIVTVGQYIVSWAAYLEKKYTAEQFLNMRLKKLQKKQKKGKYDGPALPETIVLDIPTPSVRNTLPFQLPRWLFWFVVVLCPHSVMLARLYWTERKKRKEQELLDQESEEEEEQVEVEVRGPRRRKGRVIPLPELGPDESTPDAKLEEPEEAADEQHKPTPPVSGGLWTDDDLAELVRLVKKFPPGTAARWEKVANAMGRTVAEVTHMAKKVKEDGYRVTSAGATTESEPQKPSKVKTRVAVEVDNQEWSQVQQKALEAALTKYPKGGNPDRWDKIAKCVPGKTKEECMLRYKQLVEMVKKRKVNGEASVQEGGDEQPSP